AAATGAAGGCCCAAATGCAGCAACTTTATATATTAGGTTAAAAGACCTAAAGGAAAGACAAAGAAGAGCCCGCAATATAGCAGACGAGTTAAGGAAATACCTCTCCTTGTTACCAGGGATAGAAAAGGTAAGCATTAAGGCCTCAAGCGGCATAAGATCTATGTTTATGGGTGGTAAGAGCATCATAATAGAAATATATGGAAGCGATCTCAATGAAATAGCAAAAGTGGCAAGATCAATAGAAAAGGTGGTCAAGGAGATCCCTGGTACTGTAGATGTTGCCTTAGGTAAAAGAGAAGATCGCCCTGAAATTCATATACTAATAGATAGAGAAAAAGCTTCCTTCTTAGACTTAAATATAGCAACTATAGCCGATACTTTGAGAAGCTACCTTTACGGAAGCTCACCAACTGAATTCACAGAAAGCGGAGAAAACTATGATATTACTCTAAAACTTAGCAATGCAAGAAGCTATGAGATATCTAAGCTTGCAGAACTACCTATACAAAGCCTTTCAGGAAAGTTTGTCAAGCTTGGCACGATAGCAGAGATAAAGCAAGATTACGGGACAAGCGAAATTCTAAGAAAAGATAGAGAAAGGTATATAACCGTTGAGTGTAATGTTTCGGGAAGAGCTCTTGGTGCAGTGGTTAAAGATATCGAAAAAGCTCTGTCAAATATTGAAATACCTCAAGGGATAAGAATAAAGTTTGGAGGAGAGGTAGAACAACAAGAAGAGTCCTTCCAACAACTAGGATGGCTATTCCTGATAGGCATCGTGTTGGTTTATATGGTTATGGCCGGTCAATTTGAAGCCTTCGGACATCCCTTTGTGATAATGTTCAGTGTGCCGTTTGCTTTAACCGGAGCAGTTTTTGCTTTTCTCCTTACAGGCGTTCCGCTTTCCATCCAAGGATTCCTGGGCATAGTAATGCTTGTAGGAATCGTAGTAAACAACGCCATAGTGTTAGTAGACTACACAAATCTCCTTAGAGCTAGAGGAGTTAAACTTTACGAGGCTGTTGAAGAAGCAGGAAGAAGAAGGTTAAGACCCGTACTAATGACTACATTAACCACTATCTTTGGCATGCTTCCATTAGCTTTGAATAAAGGAGAAGGAGCTGAAATATGGAAAGCCCTTGCTATTTCCATGATAGGAGGAATGACAGTAAGTACATTAGTAACCTTAGTTTTGATCCCCGTAGTTTACACAATATATGAAGAACACATTATTCCCCTATTTCTTCGTAAAAAGGAGGCGATTTTAAGTGAAGCTTCTTCTGATTCTTTGCGATAAAGCTTATGAGCTGGACGTAATAGAGTTCCTTGAAAAAATTGGTATAGATACATATGAAATGATAGATGGAGCGAGGTTTAGCTCTCCCCACATTAAAAGGCTTTCAACCCCTGTGTGGCCTGGACGTGAGGTAATGTTTCTTGGATTCTTAAAAGAACTAAATGATCATCAAAAAAACTCTTTAAAGGATCTTAAAATCAATATAGAGAAAAAGGGTTTACCAGGAACTCTTCCCATAAGAATATATATACAAGACATAGAAGAGATATAACACTTTTAACCTTTCGGCATGTATCCCATACGCCGAGAGATTTCCCTTGCACTTTCAACTACAGCTTTAGCAAGTTCTTCTCCCACAGGAAGTATTCTAAAAGATGGACCAGCAATAGCAAGACAAGCTACAACCTTCCCCGTAGAATCGAAAATGGGAGAGGCCACCGTGGCCACTCCCTCCTCTCTTTCAGAGTTACTTATATCATAACCTATGGTTCTTATTTTCTCCAATCTCCTGTAAATTTCCTCCTTATCCGTAATTGTGCTAGAAGTAAAGGGTTTTATCATACTTAAAATTCTTTCCACGTCCTCCTTATCCATATAAGCTAAAAAGCATCTCCCCGATGAACCTGCCCATAAAGGAAGCCTGTCTCCAATTCGAGCAGCACGCCTTAAACCTAGAGGACTTTCAACTTGCTCTATACAAACCCTATAATCTCCATCAAGAATATAAAGATTAACAGTCTCCTTATATTTATCCCTAAGTCTCCTCATAAAGGGTAAAGCAACATTTCTAACCTCAAGGTCCTCTCGAGCAATAGCACTTAAATAGTATAGAGCAGGTCCTAACCTATAAACCTTTCTATCATCATCCTTTTGAAGAAAACCAAGCTCACACAAAACAGAAACCATACGTGAAGTGGTAGATAAAGGCAGATTAACCTTATGAGATATTTCTGTTAGATTCTGCTTTCTACAATCTGACGAAAAAGTCAAAAGAATAGAGAAAGCACGCTTCACAGACTTAGCTACTTCCCTTTCCATCGCTATAGACCGCCTCCCTCCCCTTCCTCAGGTTTTTCAAGAGTCCAGTTTGCGAAACTATCATATATATTATAGCAATAGAAAGAACAAGACTAATGGGATAGGAAAAAAGGTCTCCTATAAAGGCTAGAGGATTGTTTTCAGCGAGTTGCATGGACCTACGAAAGTTAGTTTCAATTATAGGCCCTAAGATAATTCCGAGAACCATCGGCCCTACAGCATATCCGTAAAGCCTCATAAAGTACCCCAAGATTCCAAAACCAAGCATCCAATAGACATCCGTAAGACTATTCTGGATA
This DNA window, taken from Synergistota bacterium, encodes the following:
- a CDS encoding IclR family transcriptional regulator, which translates into the protein MEREVAKSVKRAFSILLTFSSDCRKQNLTEISHKVNLPLSTTSRMVSVLCELGFLQKDDDRKVYRLGPALYYLSAIAREDLEVRNVALPFMRRLRDKYKETVNLYILDGDYRVCIEQVESPLGLRRAARIGDRLPLWAGSSGRCFLAYMDKEDVERILSMIKPFTSSTITDKEEIYRRLEKIRTIGYDISNSEREEGVATVASPIFDSTGKVVACLAIAGPSFRILPVGEELAKAVVESAREISRRMGYMPKG